The segment CCGAGATGATATATCCGTTTTGACCGTTCGGAAGGAACACTCCAAGTTTCATTGCTACTTCTCCAATTTCTTTCTTTATGGATTGCATGTGCGTGTTTGGTTTTCATTTGACGAACCGACATGGGTTTGGTCTTGCATGGGGGTCGCACGGGGCGGGCCGGGACTAGCAATCGTTTGTCTTTGATCAGTTATCACCGCTTGCGTCTGTGGCTAGGCCGGCTTGGGTCCGGTTTCGGTGGGGGCATGCAACGCGCTGTGCTGCCTGAATGCACCCCGAAGCCCGGCGTACAAGCCGCTGGCGACAATCACTGTTGCGATCGGGCCCCAAGTCGCGCCCCAAGGGAAGGCGCTGGTGAGGAAAATACCCACGACGGTAGCCACCGTCCATGCGATCAGACCCGGGTAGTGGACCTGCCGGTAGTGCTCGTCCCCGAGCAGACCGTGTTCATCTTTCCGTGTCCGGTTGAGAAGAATGTGCGTGAGAGCGATTGCGACCCATCCGCTGACCAGGACTCCCTGCCATGCCAAGGCGAGGAGCAGGTACTGGATGATCGGCAGCAGCATCAGCAGGTAGATGATCGCCGAGGAGACAATCACCCAGAATGCTGCTGGAAGCTTTACTCGGAACAGCCGTTCCCCGAATTCCTGCAGGTTGGCTGCGCCGATGAAATAGTTGGCGGTATTGATTCGGGTTTGGAAGACGAGGACGAGGACAAGGCCGATCGGTCCCATCAAAGCCACCAGCCCGCCGGAGAGGCCTGATTCCGAAACTTGCAGGCCGGGAATCGTGAACGTCAGGAAGATGCCCACCAAGGCGTTCACGCCGTAGGTGAGTGTCCAGAACGGCCAAGTGAAGGTGTATTTGGTGTGGAACCCCGTGTCCTGGCGCTTGCCCAGCGCCGCGTAATCCATGGTGTACATCATCAGCACCCAAACGCCCAGGTAGGCTGCGAAGGTGGCAAGCCATCCAGGGCCTCCGGCCGCGAGGGGAAGCTCAGCTCCCGGAGTGTGGGTCAGCCAGGCATCGGTGAACCCGAACCTCACCCCGGCCCATACCACCATTACGACCAACCCCAGCAGGTACAGCGGCAGCAGCCAGCCGTTGAGCTTGTCCAGGAAACGTCGGACTCCGCCGAGAATGAGGGGGGTGGAGTAGACTACGACCACGAGGCTCCAGATCCAATGTTCGCCACCGAAGGCCGCTTGGAAGGCATACACCACGATTGAGCCCTCGAACACGGCGTAGTAGATGGCCGTCAACGCCAGGATCACACTGGCGATAATCGTGCCGGCCTTCCCCAAGATGGTCCGGGAGAACCGCGCGACAGTGGTGCGGTTGTTGATCGAATGCTTCGCCAACACACGATTGATCAGGCTGTAAGTGATAATGGTTAGCACGAGTCCGATGATCGCGTTCACCGTCCCGTACGCGACCGCCATCGCCGCACCGATATAGAGCATGAACATGGCACTGGCGATGCCGTAGAACGCCATGAACAGCGACCATTTGCCCATCTGGTCCCCGTCGGAACCAGCCCGGTACAAAGCGTCAGTGACCTCGACCGTGTTGTTTGTGCCCTTGAGATCCATCAGTTCCTCCTTTGAAACTTGGAACAATAGCCCGTGGCTCTCGCCCGTGGACTCTCCCGTGGTTATTTGGATTGTCGTTCAGGTCATCAGGGACCCGGACGAGTGAACTTCTTCCAGCTTGGACAGAATCAGTTGAGTTTCAGAGCCACCGGGCGAATGGGGGCGCCCGTCGCGCCTTTGAGTCGAATCGGTGCTGCGATCACGCAGAACTCGTTGACGTCGTCAGCTGAAAGCTCTTCAAGGTTCAAGAGCTCGATCATGGGTACACCCGCCTCTGCGAGGAAGTGGCAATGCCCTGGAAGCCAGTTGTCAATGTGCTGGCTGGGGCCAACTTCCACGCACTCCTGATCGGCGCCAATAACACTGATTCCTTGAGCGGTCAGCCAGCGAGCAGCATCCAAGCTGAGGCCGGGAGGGTTCCCGAGGGCCTTGCTACCGTCGGGCCAGTAGGCCATCCGCCCCGTTCGGACGAAGACAACGTCGCCCTCTCCAATGGTGAGGCCCGTTCGCTCAAGCTCCTCTTCAACATCCGCGACCGTGATGGCGTAGGAGTCGTCGAGGCATTGCACGCCCTTTAACTTGGCGATGTCCAGCAGCACTGTTCGGGCAATGATCGGAGGGATGGTGTCCACGCCACCCTTGGTCCAGTTGCGACTTCCCAAGTGTTCCTTCGCGGTGAAGCCGTTGTAGATGGCGCCGTCGACACCGAAATGGTTCAGAGCATCGATATGCGTGCCCGTGTGGGTGTAGAGGAAAACCACGTCACCCGAGTAACATACGTGGCGGTTAATCTGGTCGCCGGCGCCGTTCAGATTGTCCACAATAGTGCCTTCAGGCGTGTGGCTCATGAAAATCTGATATGAGGGGTCTCCGGCCGCCTGGAAGCTGGGCATACCGACGAAGTAGTCAACGCTGAGGTCATAGACCTTCGACGTATCCACTCGGCCGAGGGCCTTTGCCTGTGCAGTGAGCGCAAGAGCGTTCAGGGCTCCAAGCTCGTCGTCCGCACCGTAAGGGCTCGTCGCGACCTTGATGGCGGACTTCACGTCTGCGATGTTGGTCGTCACAGTTACTCAGCCTCTCGAACGAAGTCGACAACCGCGCGACTGCGGACCATGGGAAGCAATTGCTGCACGATCTCTTCGTGGAACGGGTCCGACGAATATGCTTCAAGGTCGGCCCAGGAGTCGAAGTCCGTGATGAGGACGCCATCCCACGGGTCGCCGTTCTCGTTGGGCTCTCCCACGTGGCTTCCCAATTCCCAGCTGCGGATCATCGTCAACTTGTCCGAAAGCTGGGTTAGAAGGTCGAGGATGGTCGACTTGTCAGTCGTTTCTGCTGCCTGCCAAATGAATACATGCCTGATCAAAACTGGGCTCCTGTCGATACGTCAAGACCGCCGCACCGTAGTTTTCAGATTGCTGAACGCTCCTGTACTTGCGGTCTTTTTGGTGTACTGCCATACTCCGCTCTCACTCACCTATGAGTCCAACACATGCTTGTCATTGCACCTATCTATATAGATCATGAATCGAGTCGAGATCACCGCTGCAGATGCTGGCCGGAGTTACCAGATACGGCACGAAAGAGTCAGTGACTGCGAGTTTGTCGCGGTAGAAGAATGCGAGTTGATCGGATGGATTTCCGGAAACCATAAGGCCAGCGCATGGGCATGCCTTGCCGAGCACGAATGGATGGGAACCGGAGGGAGCGGCCGCCGGTGATGGTTTCCAGAAAGGCGATGTTGTCGCATAGGTCACCCCCTAATGTGCCGCACCCGACTGCCGACAAGTCCTTTGACTTACGCCATGCATGGACTTTGGGCGGCGTCGAAACCGACCATGCATTCACCGACCTCGTCCGGGACCGCAAGGGAACAGTTCGGATCACAGTGGATCCGGTGTCGGAATCGGCTGGGATGGGTCTCGTGACCGGGCCCGGGTTCAGACGCCGATAACGCCGTCGCTGAACGCCACCCGCCCGGATTCGCCGTCGCTGAACGCCACCCGCCCGGATTCGCCGTCGAATCCGATGAGCTGCACCAGACGTATTCAAGGCCGGGCACGACGTTGTCCTCCTCGCACCCGACACTGCCCACATCTCAAAGGTCCGTGACAAAATCGGCTTTCGACGAGGTGCTGGCGCCAACGATCGTTGAGGCAACTCGTGGATCAAGCTTCGAGAACTGCAGGGCAGCTGCCGCTAGGGGGACACAGATCAACCGCATCTTATCGCTGCGTTCCAGACGTGCCGGACCCCTCTCCCAGTTCATGCCCTGGGTAGACCTTCCCTCCCCATCCAAAAGTAATCTGCCGGTGAATGGCGCGCCATTGACGAATGCCACCTCCCGGGAGACGGCATTCTCGATCAGCGGCTCGGCCGCCCGATCCAGCAGGTTAGACGGAACGTGGCTAATCAGGGCGTCGAACGCATCAGTTTGCAGGCACTTCAGTTGGAGATCTATCGGACCGCTTGCAATGCCGAGATGATTGATCATGCCGTGATCCCGCAACCCAACGAGCGTTGCAAGAGGACCGCTATGCGCCGTTGCTGGTTCAAAGCTGAACTCTTCGGGTTTACGCAGCAAGACGAGCGGGAGAAGGTCGAGGCCAAGGCGCTGAAGGCTCCCTTCCACGGCGCGCACAATGCCGTCCCCCGAGCAGCTGGCTAGTGCACACATCCATCGTGCTAATGTCGATGCCCACTGATGACGCCGACAGGCCCGCACGGCCAAGCATTCGTCTTCTCATCTTTACCCTCGTGCAACCCTTCATACGTTTTTGTGACCTTCTTTAGCCCGGCTGGGCGGTCGCGGTCGATTCCCCGACGCAGGGCAAGGCAAACCGTCAGTTGTTGCAGCGGGATGAGGATCTTGCGTCCGGATGCTCGGCCTGGCCGTCAGTTGTTTTCACCTCGACGAGGACGCTAGTCTCGGTCATTCCGAGACAGTCTCAGTCGAAGTGAGACATTCCGCGGGGTTCCAGTCCGATGGTTTTGTAGCATTGGTCGATTAGTTCCGCGGTTTGGACGGCGTCGTCGCTGTCTGTGGGCATGGGGATTCCGTGCCGGATCAGGGCGGTGAAAGCGTCCAGCTGGTAGGTGTAGGAGGATCTGGTGTCCGTGCGCTCGATCCGTCGGCCGTCATTCGTTTTCACCTCGAGGCTGTCATCGGTATGAGGGAGGATGAAATTTGCCACGGTGGCTTCTCCTTTACTTCCGA is part of the Arthrobacter methylotrophus genome and harbors:
- a CDS encoding cyclase family protein; translation: MTTNIADVKSAIKVATSPYGADDELGALNALALTAQAKALGRVDTSKVYDLSVDYFVGMPSFQAAGDPSYQIFMSHTPEGTIVDNLNGAGDQINRHVCYSGDVVFLYTHTGTHIDALNHFGVDGAIYNGFTAKEHLGSRNWTKGGVDTIPPIIARTVLLDIAKLKGVQCLDDSYAITVADVEEELERTGLTIGEGDVVFVRTGRMAYWPDGSKALGNPPGLSLDAARWLTAQGISVIGADQECVEVGPSQHIDNWLPGHCHFLAEAGVPMIELLNLEELSADDVNEFCVIAAPIRLKGATGAPIRPVALKLN
- a CDS encoding Dabb family protein — translated: MIRHVFIWQAAETTDKSTILDLLTQLSDKLTMIRSWELGSHVGEPNENGDPWDGVLITDFDSWADLEAYSSDPFHEEIVQQLLPMVRSRAVVDFVREAE
- a CDS encoding permease: MDLKGTNNTVEVTDALYRAGSDGDQMGKWSLFMAFYGIASAMFMLYIGAAMAVAYGTVNAIIGLVLTIITYSLINRVLAKHSINNRTTVARFSRTILGKAGTIIASVILALTAIYYAVFEGSIVVYAFQAAFGGEHWIWSLVVVVYSTPLILGGVRRFLDKLNGWLLPLYLLGLVVMVVWAGVRFGFTDAWLTHTPGAELPLAAGGPGWLATFAAYLGVWVLMMYTMDYAALGKRQDTGFHTKYTFTWPFWTLTYGVNALVGIFLTFTIPGLQVSESGLSGGLVALMGPIGLVLVLVFQTRINTANYFIGAANLQEFGERLFRVKLPAAFWVIVSSAIIYLLMLLPIIQYLLLALAWQGVLVSGWVAIALTHILLNRTRKDEHGLLGDEHYRQVHYPGLIAWTVATVVGIFLTSAFPWGATWGPIATVIVASGLYAGLRGAFRQHSALHAPTETGPKPA
- a CDS encoding aldo/keto reductase produces the protein MCALASCSGDGIVRAVEGSLQRLGLDLLPLVLLRKPEEFSFEPATAHSGPLATLVGLRDHGMINHLGIASGPIDLQLKCLQTDAFDALISHVPSNLLDRAAEPLIENAVSREVAFVNGAPFTGRLLLDGEGRSTQGMNWERGPARLERSDKMRLICVPLAAAALQFSKLDPRVASTIVGASTSSKADFVTDL